From one Formosa sediminum genomic stretch:
- a CDS encoding superoxide dismutase family protein encodes MTFKHFTWIALCFLAFSACDQKKKENHPMSDPTHTPNTDSISTYNTTETEMDSTNQIKVTLQAKSDSKVSGTVVFTEINNTVKMLAELEGLNPKTVHAIHLHEKADCSSHDAKSSGGHWNPTNTKHGKWGDDQGYHRGDIGNFTTDENGKATVNFSTDEWCIKCQDTTRTITGRGIIIHEGTDDYTTQPTGDAGKRIACGAIK; translated from the coding sequence ATGACATTCAAACATTTTACATGGATCGCCTTATGCTTTCTAGCTTTTTCAGCTTGCGATCAAAAGAAAAAAGAAAATCATCCAATGTCTGATCCTACCCATACACCTAATACAGACAGTATTAGTACATATAATACTACAGAGACGGAAATGGATAGCACAAATCAAATTAAAGTAACATTACAAGCTAAAAGTGATAGTAAAGTTTCTGGTACAGTGGTATTTACCGAAATAAATAATACGGTTAAAATGTTAGCAGAATTAGAAGGCTTGAACCCAAAAACGGTTCATGCTATACATTTACATGAAAAAGCCGACTGCTCGTCACATGATGCGAAGTCGTCTGGAGGACACTGGAATCCTACCAATACTAAACACGGAAAATGGGGAGACGATCAAGGTTACCACCGTGGAGATATTGGAAATTTTACTACCGACGAAAATGGTAAAGCAACAGTAAATTTCAGTACCGATGAATGGTGCATTAAATGCCAAGATACCACTAGGACTATAACAGGACGCGGTATTATTATTCATGAAGGTACAGACGATTATACCACGCAACCAACAGGAGATGCAGGTAAACGTATTGCTTGTGGTGCTATAAAATAA
- a CDS encoding Lrp/AsnC ligand binding domain-containing protein, with protein sequence MKISNQNIEIDGIDKEILRALMEDARTPILEIARSVGISGAAIHQRLRKLEKSGLISGSKFTINPKVLGYTTMAFIGIYLDKAMSNPEAVKQLKKIPEVIECHYTTGNWSIFIKILCRDNEHLMQLLNKDIQSIVGVSRTETFISLQQQIDRQIPI encoded by the coding sequence ATGAAAATTTCTAATCAAAATATTGAAATCGATGGTATAGACAAGGAAATTCTTCGTGCTTTAATGGAAGATGCCAGAACTCCTATACTAGAAATTGCCAGAAGTGTAGGTATTTCTGGAGCAGCAATTCATCAGCGCTTACGTAAATTAGAAAAATCTGGATTAATATCGGGTTCTAAATTTACAATTAATCCTAAAGTATTAGGATATACTACTATGGCATTTATAGGTATTTACTTAGATAAAGCCATGAGTAATCCCGAAGCTGTTAAACAGCTAAAAAAAATTCCTGAAGTTATAGAATGTCATTACACAACGGGTAATTGGAGTATTTTTATTAAAATTCTTTGCCGTGACAACGAACACCTTATGCAGCTTCTAAATAAAGATATCCAATCTATTGTAGGGGTTTCTAGAACTGAAACTTTTATCTCGCTTCAGCAACAAATAGATAGACAAATTCCAATTTAA
- a CDS encoding DUF423 domain-containing protein, protein MDKKIVITGGVLGCLSVGIGAFAAHGLKPLLTVESLQTFETGVRYQMYHALFLVFVGSTNMLSKAKKTVVFYLVLLGVILFSGSIYGLATNTLSAFNFKSIGFVTPIGGVLMILGWLVMILSCFNSKQDN, encoded by the coding sequence ATGGATAAAAAAATAGTAATTACTGGTGGTGTTTTAGGATGTTTAAGTGTAGGTATAGGAGCATTTGCAGCTCACGGATTAAAACCTTTACTAACAGTTGAATCTTTGCAAACTTTTGAAACAGGTGTGCGTTACCAAATGTACCACGCATTATTTTTAGTGTTTGTAGGAAGTACAAACATGTTATCTAAAGCTAAAAAAACAGTTGTTTTTTATTTGGTATTATTAGGGGTTATTTTGTTTTCTGGTTCTATTTACGGATTAGCAACAAATACTCTTTCTGCTTTTAATTTTAAAAGCATAGGTTTTGTAACACCTATAGGAGGAGTACTCATGATACTAGGTTGGTTGGTTATGATATTGTCTTGTTTTAATTCCAAACAAGATAATTAA